In Astatotilapia calliptera chromosome 20, fAstCal1.2, whole genome shotgun sequence, one genomic interval encodes:
- the tmem115 gene encoding transmembrane protein 115, with product MNRYLPVARQHFLAALASTSVVVKAISALVVLLYLLSWAVNTPYALGVTPGYLFPPNFWVWTLVTHGVVEQHVWGVAANVGTVMACGRLLEPLWGALELLIFFAVVNVSAGLLAGFSYLLTYVATFDLDFLFAVRVHGAAGFLGGVLVALKQTMGDTTVLRVPQVRLKAAPALVLLFLALLRLSGLLDSSAPLASYSYGALSGWVYLRFYQRHSRGRGDMSDHFAFASFFPEAVQPAVGLLAGLVHSALVKMKVCRKMVKRYDVGAPSSITISLPGTDPQDAERRRQLALKALNERLKRVEDQSAWPSMDDEEDDDDDEVRTDTQPLLPGGREPSSTPRTAGGAISASLSSTSSSLMSQSGGAPSSGGVQHPESSIISFEDAPSRS from the exons ATGAATCGTTACCTGCCTGTGGCACGACAGCACTTCCTGGCTGCCCTTGCCAGCACCAGTGTAGTAGTAAAAGCTATAAGTGCTCTAGTAGTACTGCTGTACCTGCTTTCATGGGCTGTCAACACTCCATACGCATTGGGGGTGACCCCGGGCTACCTTTTTCCACCCAACTTTTGGGTGTGGACGCTGGTAACCCATGGAGTGGTGGAGCAGCACGTCTGGGGTGTGGCAGCCAATGTGGGGACAGTAATGGCCTGTGGGCGCCTGCTGGAGCCTTTGTGGGGTGCTCTGGAGCTCCTGATCTTTTTCGCAGTGGTTAACGTGTCTGCAGGCCTGTTAGCAGGCTTCTCCTACCTCCTCACCTATGTGGCTACCTTTGACCTGGACTTCCTGTTTGCTGTGCGTGTCCATGGAGCAGCCGGATTCCTGGGAGGTGTCCTGGTGGCGCTGAAGCAGACCATGGGGGATACTACAGTGCTCAGAGTGCCACAG GTGAGACTCAAAGCAGCACCAGCTTTGGTCCTCCTCTTCCTGGCTTTATTGCGCCTGTCTGGATTGCTTGACAGCTCCGCTCCCCTGGCTTCATACAGTTATGGTGCACTGTCCGGATGGGTCTACCTGCGCTTCTACCAGAGGCACAGCCGGGGCCGCGGCGACATGTCAGACCACTTTGCCTTCGCAAGTTTCTTCCCAGAGGCAGTGCAGCCAGCTGTGGGACTGCTGGCAGGGCTCGTCCACTCTGCCCTGGTGAAGATGAAGGTGTGCAGGAAGATGGTAAAGAGATACGACGTGGGAGCGCCCTCCTCCATCACCATCAGCTTACCTGGGACAGACCCACAGGATGCAGAAAGGAGGAG ACAACTGGCCCTGAAAGCTCTGAACGAGCGTCTAAAACGCGTAGAGGACCAGTCTGCTTGGCCCAGCATGGATGACGAGGAAGACGACGATGACGACGAGGTCAGAACCGACACACAGCCGCTCCTACCAGGCGGACGTGAGCCCTCCTCCACACCAAGAACAGCAGGGGGAGCCATCAGTgcctccctctcctccacctcctcatcATTGATGTCACAAAGTGGCGGAGCACCTTCCTCGGGTGGAGTGCAGCACCCAGAGTCCAGCATCATCAGCTTTGAGGATGCACCTTCAAGATCATAG